One Rhodothermales bacterium genomic window carries:
- a CDS encoding fructosamine kinase family protein produces the protein MSLPDALIDTLTAITGPLRATHPVGGGCIAQATFLEAERGDFFLKWGQSPVGDTFAAEAAGLNALAGAGSSLVVPSVVGIGSPLASLPGFLLLDWLVEGPSGRTASTALGRGLAEMHRATADRYGFDSDNFIGRLPQSNGWMARWPDFFRERRLAPQVAMARENGRWQSAWNAPLNSLYSRIDDLIPAHPPASLVHGDLWQGNALALADGRAALIDPAVYFGHREVDLAMSELFGRFDPGFYAAYAEAWPLEAGYPERRDLYNLYHLINHLNLFGGGYAGSVAAILRRFS, from the coding sequence ATGTCGCTACCTGACGCGCTCATCGACACCCTGACGGCAATCACCGGCCCCCTTCGCGCCACGCATCCCGTCGGGGGCGGCTGCATTGCGCAGGCGACGTTTCTTGAGGCGGAGCGGGGAGATTTTTTTCTGAAATGGGGCCAATCGCCGGTCGGCGACACGTTTGCCGCCGAGGCGGCCGGCTTAAACGCCCTGGCCGGAGCCGGCAGCTCGCTGGTCGTCCCTTCCGTCGTGGGAATCGGATCCCCCTTGGCATCCCTGCCCGGTTTTCTGTTGCTCGACTGGCTCGTGGAGGGCCCATCCGGCCGGACCGCATCGACGGCGCTGGGACGCGGGCTCGCTGAGATGCACCGCGCGACCGCCGACCGATACGGGTTCGATTCCGACAATTTCATCGGCCGGCTCCCGCAATCCAATGGGTGGATGGCGCGTTGGCCCGATTTCTTCCGGGAGCGCCGGCTGGCCCCCCAGGTCGCGATGGCCAGGGAAAATGGCCGGTGGCAAAGCGCCTGGAATGCGCCACTCAATTCGCTGTATAGCCGGATCGACGACCTCATCCCGGCGCATCCGCCGGCTTCGCTGGTGCACGGCGACCTCTGGCAGGGCAATGCGCTCGCCCTGGCGGACGGTCGGGCCGCCCTGATCGATCCCGCGGTCTACTTCGGGCATCGGGAAGTAGACCTGGCGATGTCTGAGCTGTTCGGCCGGTTCGATCCGGGCTTTTACGCGGCCTATGCCGAGGCATGGCCGCTGGAGGCGGGCTATCCGGAACGGCGCGACCTCTACAACCTCTATCATCTCATCAACCACCTGAACCTGTTCGGCGGCGGTTATGCGGGTTCGGTGGCGGCCATCCTGCGCCGCTTTAGCTGA
- a CDS encoding SET domain-containing protein-lysine N-methyltransferase, producing MLHPDIVVRDGPHGQGLFAASLIRKGETTWEADPGWDSPDRYFTEAEIASWPEERQRAFYFHSYKVDDIHWVGGDQERDASLLMNHACEPNTWFVSDTRMVAMRDIAAGEEITYDYATSQDEDTLFDCACGSSTCRRRVTGMEHREAWFAERYAGHTLRHIAEKMARAGHVAT from the coding sequence ATGCTGCACCCCGACATCGTCGTTCGCGACGGGCCCCACGGACAGGGGCTTTTTGCTGCCAGCCTTATCCGCAAGGGCGAAACCACCTGGGAGGCGGATCCCGGATGGGATAGTCCCGACAGGTATTTCACGGAGGCGGAGATCGCAAGCTGGCCTGAAGAGCGCCAGCGGGCGTTTTATTTCCACTCGTACAAGGTCGACGACATCCACTGGGTCGGCGGCGATCAGGAGCGGGATGCGTCGCTTTTGATGAACCATGCGTGCGAACCGAATACCTGGTTCGTATCGGATACCCGGATGGTGGCGATGCGCGACATCGCGGCCGGCGAGGAGATCACGTACGACTACGCGACCAGCCAGGACGAGGACACGCTGTTCGACTGCGCCTGCGGCTCGTCAACCTGCCGGCGACGTGTAACCGGGATGGAGCACCGGGAGGCGTGGTTCGCCGAGCGGTACGCCGGCCACACCTTGCGGCACATCGCCGAAAAAATGGCGCGCGCCGGCCATGTCGCTACCTGA
- a CDS encoding HAD hydrolase-like protein — protein sequence MKLLLFDIDGTMLVTRGTGRKAMERSIEQLIGCPVTTQGVDFSGRTDPQIMRDVLVLNGLTEQEAEAMLPRTLELFVEVFTETFTPENTRELPGVRSLVERLAERDDVQLALLTGNLQPTAYIKIGGIGLADFFPFGAFGSDHHDRYQLAPFALDRAEAHTSRRYAGKDIVIIGDTKHDILCGRSLNVFSVAVCTGHHTRDTLVAHGPDLLLEDLTDADAFIEQVILAPAVS from the coding sequence ATGAAACTACTTCTTTTCGATATCGACGGCACCATGCTGGTCACGCGCGGCACGGGCCGCAAGGCGATGGAACGCAGCATCGAGCAGCTGATCGGCTGCCCGGTTACCACCCAGGGCGTCGACTTCTCGGGGCGGACGGATCCCCAGATCATGCGCGACGTGCTGGTGCTGAACGGTCTCACGGAGCAGGAAGCGGAGGCAATGCTCCCGAGGACGCTGGAACTGTTCGTGGAGGTGTTTACCGAAACGTTTACCCCGGAGAACACCCGGGAATTGCCGGGGGTGCGTTCGCTCGTCGAGCGGCTGGCGGAGCGCGACGACGTGCAGCTGGCGCTCCTGACCGGCAACCTCCAGCCCACGGCCTACATCAAGATCGGCGGCATCGGGCTGGCGGACTTCTTTCCGTTCGGCGCCTTCGGCAGCGATCACCACGACCGGTACCAGCTCGCCCCCTTCGCACTCGACCGCGCCGAGGCGCACACGAGCCGGCGTTATGCCGGAAAGGACATCGTGATTATCGGCGACACCAAACACGACATCCTCTGCGGCCGGTCGCTCAATGTGTTTTCCGTCGCCGTGTGTACGGGACACCACACGCGGGATACGCTCGTCGCGCACGGCCCGGATCTCCTGCTGGAGGATCTGACCGACGCGGACGCGTTCATCGAGCAGGTGATCCTCGCGCCGGCGGTCAGCTAA